The Haloterrigena turkmenica DSM 5511 genome includes the window ACGCGTCTCCGCGACGAACGGGGAGATCTGTCTTCGGTCGGGGAGTCGCTCGCGCAAATGCTTGAGTAAGAGAAAGCTTATACCGGAGGCTTCAAAAAGAGGGAGTGGACGCCGGGCGGCCTCCCGGGTAGGGGTACTTTGGAGGCGACTCCCGGCCCACAACACGGAATTATTGTGGCCTTACGTCGACCAGTGACGACTCGACTGGGCCGACGGTTCTCGTACCGGCCAGCGACGAGTCCGAACACGGATAGGACTCCGGCCGTCAGTACGACCATGGAGTTCGACGAGTGGGAGCCCGTCTACGAGGCGATCTGTCGCGATTTCGGCTACGATCGAACCGACGACGAACGAGCCCGCGACGTCCTGGCCTCGCTGACCGACGACTTCGATCTCGACCGCCTCTCGAGCCTTCGAGACGCCACGGTAGCGGTCACCGGCGCCGGCCCGTCACTCGAGTCGGAGTCGGCCCTCGAGCGGGCGCGGGCGGCCGACGCCGTCGTCGCGGCTTCGACGGCGGTCGATACGCTGGCGGCGAACGGGATCGACACCGACTGCATGGTGACGGATCTGGACAAGAACCCCGAGACCGTCCGCCGGTTGACCGACGCGGGGACGCCGGTCGCGATCCACGCCCACGGTGATAACGTGCCCCTCGTTCGGGACGTCGTCCCCGACTGCGCGAGCGAGTTCGTCCTCCCGACGACGCAGGCCGCGCCGCACGGGCCGGTCCGAAACGTCGGCGGGTTCACCGACGGCGATCGGGCGGCCTTCCTCGCCGACCACCTCGGCGCCGCGGAACTCGTCTTCGTCGGCTGGGACCTCGAGGACCCCGCCGTCGCCCCGCCCAAAGCGCGCAAACTCGAGTGGGCCGAGCGACTGCTCTACTGGCTCGAGTCGCGGCGTGCCGAGCGTTTCCCGGTGCTGGACGGCCGGCGGGACGCGATCGACACGAGTGCCCTCCCCCTCGAGTGACGGCTCGTTCGACGCGGTCGACCGCGTTCGTCACTCGATTCGGTACCGCGCGACGCCGTCGCAGCCACAGGTCGGACAGGACACGCCCTCTAACTCGCGGGTCGTCCCGCAGCGCCGACACTCCTCGATGACCCTTTGTCCGTCATCGCGCCCGAAAACGGTCTCGAGTACGATTCGCAGTCCCGTCGATGCCGACTCCCAATTCGGTCTCCCCTGACCTCGCATACCCATCGCTCCCATCATATCCGATTTCGTTATGGTCCTGTTACCGTGAATAACACGAATATTGATAGAAGTGTGGACCCAATACCCACGCTATCCGTTACGTAATGCGGCGCTTACCCCGTCGTACACCGCCGAACGACGCCGATTCCTTTCGGTTTCGATTCGGTACGACGTTCCCCTCTCTCGAGTCGCCGATGTTCTCGGCTGCGTGTCACTGCGAGACGGCGCGAACCTATCGGAACGACGGTAATAACGGTTAAGACGAATAGGTCGCCATCGTAGTACGTGGATCCCCGACTCATCGTCACGGTCCCGGTACTGACGTACTACGTCATTGTAGGGTTGTTCGCCCTCGCCCAGTCGACGGTGGGCGCGACGTTTACGCAGGGCCAGCCCGCTTTTCTGCTGGTCGTCGGCGTCGTCGGCCCCCTGGTCGCGCTCGGACTGATATGGCTGCGAAACTACATCTACGGAGCGCCGTTGCTCGTGGGCGCGTTGTTGCCGACCGCGTGGTTCGTCTGCTACTTCTTCTTCGTCCACGACAACCCGGCGAACGTGTTCGCAGTCGGCGGCGACGGATCGACGGCGTATCTGGCGGCGACGTTCGGAATCGTCGCCACGTCGCTGATCGCCGCGGGCGTCAGTTGCTGGCTCTGGTATCAGGTGAGCCCGCAGTTCCGGACCGCGGTCGATCGGTTCATTCGTCCCGAGGCCGCCGAGTAGTCGGCCGGCATCGCTCCGACGATGTCTCTCCGGACTCGAATTTCGTCAGACGCTCCTCGACGGCCGATTTCAGAACGGCGAAATACCGTCGTTTGATGGCTTCTAAAGGTGCTTTGTCACGTGGGTTTGAGAGCCGCTACGCTTATCGGGCCGTTCGATGTAGCGACGGCTATGTCCGCTTCGTCCGACCCGTCGTCCGATGCGGTGGCACCCAGCCAGGCCGTCATCGAGGCGATCGCCGCCCACGAAGGCGTCGACGTTACCGACGTCGAACCGCCGGCGTACGAGCCGCTGTACACGGTGGTCAACCCCGAAGCGTTAGATCGACTGTTTCAGCCCGCTGCCGGTTCGACGACCGCCCGAGTCGTCCTCGAGTACGAGGGGTACGAGATCACGGTCTTCAGCGACGGGCGCGTCGACGTGAGCGACCGATCGGTCGCCGACGGCTCCATCGAGTTCTCGCTGGAAGACTAGGCACGCACTCGAGACTCGGGGACCGCCCTCCTAGTCGGCCCAGTAGGCCTCGCCCGGCTCGGTCTCGAAGATCGCTCGCTCGAGCAGGTCGACAGCCTTCTCTAAGCCCTCCCGGGAACTGGTCAGCGAGTCCTCGTGCTCGATCGAGAGGGCGCCGTCGTAGCCGACCATCCGCAGCGTCGAGACGATGTCCTTCCAGTGGCCCTCGCCGTGGCCGTAGCCGACCGAGCGGAAGAGCCACGAGCGGTTCGGCTCGTCGTCGTAAGCCGTCGTGTCCAACACGCCCTTCTCGCGAGCCTGCGCGTCGTAGATCTTGGTGTCCTTGGCGTGGACGTGGTGGATCGCGTCCCGCTCGCCCAGATAGCGGATCGCGTCGGTGATCGTGATCCCCTGCCAGTAGAGGTGCGATGGATCGAAGTTCGCGCCGATACGCTCGCCCGTCTCCTCGCGCAGCCGAGCCATCCCGTGGGGTTCGTAGACCAGCATGTTCGGATGCATCTCGATCGCGACATCGACGCCGTGCTCGTCGGCGTAGTCGTTGATGTCGCTCCAGTAGGGTATCGCTTGCTCCCACTGGTACTCGAGGGCCTCTTCGTGTTCCGGCGGCCAGGGGGCCGTGATCCAGTTGGGGACCTCGTCGTTCGGTCCCCCGGCGGGGAGGCCGGAGAAGCAGGTGACGGCGTCGACGTCGAGCTGGCCGGCCAGTTCGATCGCCTCGCGCAGTTCCGTGTCCGCCCGCTCGGCTCTCTCGTCGTTCGGATGCAGCGGATTGTTGTGCGTCGCGAGCGCGCTGATCCGCATATCGTACTCCTCGAGGAGGTTTCGCACCTGCTGTTGTTCGGCGTCGTTGTCGAGGTACTCGGCCCGCGAGAGGTGGTCCTCTCCCGGATGGCCGCCGACGCCCGGTTCGATCGCGCTCACGCCGAGGCCGTCGAGGTACGAGAGGGCCCCCTCGAGCGATTCGTCCGCCAGCGGCGGGGTGTGTACGCCGATGTCCATATCGACCACCAACTACGGCGGGAGAGATAAAACGCGGGCCAGCAACGCGGGGTCTCGATTACCGGGATTATCGCGGCCACCGGAGGGAGTTCGATCCGTCTCCGGCGGAGCGAGACGACGCTGTTCGGTTCGTTCAGTTCTCTGTCTGGCACGCTACCGGGTGGCGTGCTATCTCGTCGGCGGACCGACCCGCCGCGGCCGCCGGTCCGTCGTCGACCGCGGGATCGCGCGGACGAGCGTCGACGCCGATCGGTAGCGGACCCGTTCGGTCGGCGACTTGGTCGCGACGAGTTTCCAGAAGCCGGGCGAGCGAAACGCGATCTCACACCGGCCGCGGCCGTCCGTTTGCTTTCGCTTCGAGCCGGCCTCGACGAGCGCCCCCTCGATCGGGTTGTTCCCCTTGTCGCGGACACGGACGGTGATCGGCCGTCCGACGGGCACCTCGTGGCGGCTGATCTCGAGCACGAGGGATCGTTCGATCTGCATGCGAGTTACTACCACGAGTGCGGAGAAAACGGCGTATCTGCAATCGCAGGCACCGGCGTCGACGCCGCAGTTCACTCCTCGATCGTGATCGTGTGGCCGTCGTCGCTGGACCGGTAGATCGCGTCGATGATCCGCTGGACGGAGAGCCCGTGTTCGACGCTTCTGTCGTCGGGATCGTCCCGGAGGATCCGATCATAGAACTCCTCCTGTTCCGCCGAGTGCGTGTCGTTCTCCCGCGTCTCGATGGACGTGTTCTCGAGGTGGTCGGGCCCGGCGGTGCTCGCCGAGTGGATGGTCAAATCGCCCTCGAGCAGGTCGAACCGCGCGGCCGCCTCGGTGCCTCGAACGACGAACTCGTGGTTCGCCGGCCGGTTGGTCGCCCACGCGACTTCCAGCGAGATGGTCCGGTCGCCCCTACACCGGATGAACGCGCTGGCGGAGTCGTCGACGTCGAAGCCGGCCGGACCGGCGTCCTCGCCCCACATGTCGAGGTAGGCGTACTCCTCGTCGGACCCGAACTCGCCGCGGGCGACGCCGGTTACCTCCGAGACGGGAGGGAACTCCAGCAGGTAGAGGGCCAGATCGATGGCGTGGACGCCGAGGTCGATGAGCGACCCGCCGCCGGCGATCTGTCGGCGAGTGAACCACGAGCCTCGCCCCGGTATGCCTCGGCGTCGGACGTAGTTGGCTTCGACGTGGGTTACCTCGCCCAGGTCGCCGCGTTCGATCCGGTTGCGGACGATCCGGACCGTGTTCGAGAACCGATTGTTGAAGCCGACCATCGCGTGGCCGTCCGAGTTGGCGGCGGCGTCGGCGATCCGTTCGGCGCTCTCGAGGGAGTGTGCGAGGGGCTTTTCCAGCAGGACGTGCAGATCGCGCTCGAAGGCGTCGACGGCGTACTCCTCGTGGTACTTGTTCGGCGTCGTGATGACGACGGCGTCGACGGTATCGTACAGTTCGTGGTGGTCTTCGTACACGTCGACGTCGTAGCGCCGGGCGAACCGCGACCGCGCTTCGGCGGCGACGTCCATCCCTCCCACGAGCGGCACGTCCAGTTCGATGAGACGTTCCGCGTGATACTGGCCGATGTTCCCCAAGCCAACGATTCCCGTTTTGATGTCGCTTCGATCTGTTGTCATCGGAGTGTCGATAGCTGCAGTCTGTTCTCGGACTGATACACCCAATACCGTGATATTGAACCTTTGTACTCGAACGTCTTCTGTCCGTTGCCAAACGGCAGCGGCTGATACGCCGATCGGCGATCGCTCGCCGCTGACGGTCGAGGCGGGTCAGCTATCGGCTTCCGTCGGCGTCGTCCCGGGCTCTCGTTCCGAGCGGTCGGTCAGGCCGTGGAGCAAGGCGTCACCGGTCGCGGTGTCGAAGAGGTGAATCTTCGATCGATCGAGCACGACGTCGACGTCCTGGCCCGCCTCGATCTCCGTATCGGGGGTGACGCTCATCAGCAACTGGTTCGGCGACGTGGCGGGATCCTGATCCATCGAGCCCGTCGCCGCTTCGGAGAGCAGCAGATAGACGAAGACCTCGTCGCCCATCGGCTCCAGGACGTCGGTCCGGGCGTCGATGGGATCCGTCGCCGCGGCCAGCGAGTCCGCGTACTGGGTCAGGTGGACGTCCTCCGGTCTGACCCCGAGGGTGACCTCGTCGCCGATCGACACGCCCGAAAGCCGGCCCGGATCGAGGTCGATGATAAAGTTGTTCGTCTCGAGCCCGCCCTCGATGAGCGTCCCCTCGACGAAGTTCATCGACGGCGAGCCGATGAAGCCCGCGACGAAGAGGTTCGTGGGTTCGTTGTAGCAGACGAGCGGCGGCGCGATCTGCTGGAGTTTCCCGTCGTTCAAGACGGCGATGCGGTTGGACATCGTCATCGCCTCGGCCTGATCGTGGGTGACGTAGATGACCGTCGCGTCCAGCTCCCGGTGGAGCCGCTGGAGCTCCGTCCGCATGTGGACCCGGAGTTTCGCGTCTAAGTTCGCCAGCGGCTCGTCCATCAGGAACACGTCCGGGTTGCGAACGATCGCGCGGGCGATGCCGACGCGCTGTTGCTGGCCGCCGGACATCTCCGCCGGCATCCGATCGAGCATGCCCTCGAGCTGGACGATGTCGGCGGCCTCCTCGACGCGCTGACGGATCTCCTCGTCGCTGTACTTGCGCAGTCTGAGGCCGAAGGAGATGTTCTCGTAGACGTCCATGTGGGGGAACAGCGCGATGTTCTGGAAGACCATCGCGACCCCGCGATCCTTGGGGGCGAGGCCGGTGACCTCGTCGTCGCCGATGTAGACCCGACCCTCGGTGGGCTGGGTCAGCCCCGCGACCGTCTCCATCGTCGTCGACTTCCCGCAGCCCGAGGGGCCGACGAAGGTGACGAACTCGCCGTCCTCGACCTCCAGACTGATGTCGTCCACTGCCGTTTCGTTTCCGTATCGTTTCGTGATGTTCTCGAGTCGTACTCGTGCCATTGTGTTACTCCTTGAGTGCTCCTGCGGTGAGTCCGCTAACGATCTTCTCCTGTGCGATGACCACGAGTATCGCGACCGGAATCACTCCGATGATACTCGCGGCGGCCATCAGATGGTACAGCACCTCGTACTGGCCCTGGTAGGCCAGGATCCCGTCGAGGATCGGCGCCCAGTTCTGGGGCTGGCCGTCGGTCATCAGGAACGAGAAGAAGAACTCGTTGTAGACTGCGATGAACGTCAGCACGCCCGCCGTCGCGACGCCGGGGGCCGACAGCGGGATGATGACCCGGAACAGCGCACCGAGTCGGGTCGTTCCCTCGACGCGGGCGGCGTCCTCGAGCCCGTCGGGGATCTGCGAGTAGAAGGTCGTGAGGATGAATATCGCGAGCGGCATGAAGATCGCCGACAGCGGCGTCACCAGTGCGAAGGGAGTGTTGTAGAGCGTCCCGTCGCCGGTGATCGGCTCGAGGAAGAAAAACGACGTGTTGAACAGGTCGTTCAGCGGGATAAAGAACGCCGCCGGCGGGAAGAAGGAAATGATCAGCACCAGCAGCATGAGCGGCGTCCGACCGGTGAACTCGAGGCGACCGAAGGCGTACCCCGCGAGGCTGGCGACGACGAGGACGACGGCCGTCGAGGCCAGCGCGATCACGAAGCTGTTGAACATGTAGACGTGGAACGGGATGACCTCGAAGACCTCGATGAAGGCGCCGGGGTTGAACCCGTTCGGCGTGAAGACGATGTCCTGGAGCTGTCCTTCGGGCGTCAGCGCGACCATGAGCAGCCAGTAGAACGGGAACAGCGTCGTAAAGAGGAAGAAGATCGCCGCGACGTAGAACAGCGCCCGGTAGACTCGTTCGGGGTTCTCGATGGAGTTGGCGGCCCACTGCTGGAGCGGGCCGCGGTCGAGCTCCGCGTCGCGGCCCTCCTTGAGGACGTTCCTGCCCCCGTCGGGGCGGCGGAGCGTCGGATCTCTCGGTCGGTCACCGTCGTCGGTACCTCTGGCGTCGTTCGGATCGGTGGGTTCGTTCGGATCGGACATCAGTACATCCCTCCTTCGGTGTCGCGGAAGAGCACGACGTAGCCGCCGATGATCAGGCCGATGACCAGCGCCGTCGAGAAGGCGACGGCGGCGGCCGTCGCGTAGATTCGCGTGCCGCCGAACATCGCCTCGACGACGAGGCAGGTCAGCGACGGCACGGTCGTACAGCCGGCGGTCGACTCGATCAGTCCGAAGACGCGCATCGCGTCCATGGTTCGGAACAGCATCGCGACCAGCAGCGCCGGCATCACCAGCGGAAGCGTGATCAGTTTGAACCGCTGCCACGGCGAGGCCCCGGCCACGCGGGCGACGTCGTACAGACTCCGGTCGACGCTCTGGAGTCCCGCGAGGATCAGCAGGGCCATGAACGCCGACGACTTCCAGATGTCTGCCACGAGGATGATGACGAACGCGTCCCGGCTGTTGGCCAGCGGCGTCGAACTGAAGAGCCCGATGCTCTGCATGAGATCGGAGCCGAACCCGACCGTCGGCTGGAACATCAGGAAGAAGATCATCCCCTGGATGACGATCGGCACCGCCCACGGGAGGATGATCGCGACGCGGACCCAGCGGCGCCCCGTGAAGTCCTGATCGAGCACGTAGGCCTGTCCGAACCCGATCAGCGTCTCCACGATGACGCTGATGATCGCGAACGCGAGCGTGACGAACAGTGCCTGCTGGAAGAACGGCGTCCCGAGTTCGATAAAGGGGAACGAACCGGTCAGCCCGACGTCGAGGAACTGCCGAGCCAGCCGCGCGTTCCCGGTGAGGATGTCGACGTAGTTCTCGATGCCGACGAACCCGCCGAGCGGGTCCATGCCCCGCGTCTGGTCGGCCTGGAGCGACATGACGAACGTCCGAATCATCG containing:
- a CDS encoding 6-hydroxymethylpterin diphosphokinase MptE-like protein, yielding MEFDEWEPVYEAICRDFGYDRTDDERARDVLASLTDDFDLDRLSSLRDATVAVTGAGPSLESESALERARAADAVVAASTAVDTLAANGIDTDCMVTDLDKNPETVRRLTDAGTPVAIHAHGDNVPLVRDVVPDCASEFVLPTTQAAPHGPVRNVGGFTDGDRAAFLADHLGAAELVFVGWDLEDPAVAPPKARKLEWAERLLYWLESRRAERFPVLDGRRDAIDTSALPLE
- a CDS encoding HalOD1 output domain-containing protein; amino-acid sequence: MSASSDPSSDAVAPSQAVIEAIAAHEGVDVTDVEPPAYEPLYTVVNPEALDRLFQPAAGSTTARVVLEYEGYEITVFSDGRVDVSDRSVADGSIEFSLED
- a CDS encoding sugar phosphate isomerase/epimerase family protein, producing MDIGVHTPPLADESLEGALSYLDGLGVSAIEPGVGGHPGEDHLSRAEYLDNDAEQQQVRNLLEEYDMRISALATHNNPLHPNDERAERADTELREAIELAGQLDVDAVTCFSGLPAGGPNDEVPNWITAPWPPEHEEALEYQWEQAIPYWSDINDYADEHGVDVAIEMHPNMLVYEPHGMARLREETGERIGANFDPSHLYWQGITITDAIRYLGERDAIHHVHAKDTKIYDAQAREKGVLDTTAYDDEPNRSWLFRSVGYGHGEGHWKDIVSTLRMVGYDGALSIEHEDSLTSSREGLEKAVDLLERAIFETEPGEAYWAD
- a CDS encoding Gfo/Idh/MocA family protein, encoding MDTPMTTDRSDIKTGIVGLGNIGQYHAERLIELDVPLVGGMDVAAEARSRFARRYDVDVYEDHHELYDTVDAVVITTPNKYHEEYAVDAFERDLHVLLEKPLAHSLESAERIADAAANSDGHAMVGFNNRFSNTVRIVRNRIERGDLGEVTHVEANYVRRRGIPGRGSWFTRRQIAGGGSLIDLGVHAIDLALYLLEFPPVSEVTGVARGEFGSDEEYAYLDMWGEDAGPAGFDVDDSASAFIRCRGDRTISLEVAWATNRPANHEFVVRGTEAAARFDLLEGDLTIHSASTAGPDHLENTSIETRENDTHSAEQEEFYDRILRDDPDDRSVEHGLSVQRIIDAIYRSSDDGHTITIEE
- a CDS encoding ABC transporter ATP-binding protein — encoded protein: MARVRLENITKRYGNETAVDDISLEVEDGEFVTFVGPSGCGKSTTMETVAGLTQPTEGRVYIGDDEVTGLAPKDRGVAMVFQNIALFPHMDVYENISFGLRLRKYSDEEIRQRVEEAADIVQLEGMLDRMPAEMSGGQQQRVGIARAIVRNPDVFLMDEPLANLDAKLRVHMRTELQRLHRELDATVIYVTHDQAEAMTMSNRIAVLNDGKLQQIAPPLVCYNEPTNLFVAGFIGSPSMNFVEGTLIEGGLETNNFIIDLDPGRLSGVSIGDEVTLGVRPEDVHLTQYADSLAAATDPIDARTDVLEPMGDEVFVYLLLSEAATGSMDQDPATSPNQLLMSVTPDTEIEAGQDVDVVLDRSKIHLFDTATGDALLHGLTDRSEREPGTTPTEADS
- a CDS encoding carbohydrate ABC transporter permease encodes the protein MSDPNEPTDPNDARGTDDGDRPRDPTLRRPDGGRNVLKEGRDAELDRGPLQQWAANSIENPERVYRALFYVAAIFFLFTTLFPFYWLLMVALTPEGQLQDIVFTPNGFNPGAFIEVFEVIPFHVYMFNSFVIALASTAVVLVVASLAGYAFGRLEFTGRTPLMLLVLIISFFPPAAFFIPLNDLFNTSFFFLEPITGDGTLYNTPFALVTPLSAIFMPLAIFILTTFYSQIPDGLEDAARVEGTTRLGALFRVIIPLSAPGVATAGVLTFIAVYNEFFFSFLMTDGQPQNWAPILDGILAYQGQYEVLYHLMAAASIIGVIPVAILVVIAQEKIVSGLTAGALKE
- a CDS encoding carbohydrate ABC transporter permease codes for the protein MATDTDTDVLTGGESGRSQDRERTGNAVINWMEGLSEGAYAYLLLLPAFALLTLVAFYPMIRTFVMSLQADQTRGMDPLGGFVGIENYVDILTGNARLARQFLDVGLTGSFPFIELGTPFFQQALFVTLAFAIISVIVETLIGFGQAYVLDQDFTGRRWVRVAIILPWAVPIVIQGMIFFLMFQPTVGFGSDLMQSIGLFSSTPLANSRDAFVIILVADIWKSSAFMALLILAGLQSVDRSLYDVARVAGASPWQRFKLITLPLVMPALLVAMLFRTMDAMRVFGLIESTAGCTTVPSLTCLVVEAMFGGTRIYATAAAVAFSTALVIGLIIGGYVVLFRDTEGGMY